One genomic segment of Desmodus rotundus isolate HL8 chromosome 5, HLdesRot8A.1, whole genome shotgun sequence includes these proteins:
- the TMEM9B gene encoding transmembrane protein 9B isoform X1, with translation MATLWGGLLRLGSLLSVSCLALSVLLLVQMSDAAKNSGDVRCKCICPPYKDIPGHIYNRNISQKDCDCLHVVELMSVREPDIEAYCLRCECKYEERSSVTIKVTIIIYLSILGLLLLYMVYLTLVEPILKRRLFGHSQLIQSDDDVGDHQPFANAHDVLAHSRSRANVLNKVEYAQQRWKLQVQEQRKSVFDRHVVLS, from the exons ATGGCGACTCTGTGGGGAGGCCTCCTGCGTCTTGGCTCCTTGCTCAGCGTGTCCTGCTTGGCGCTGTCCGTGCTGCTGCTGGTGCAGATGTCAGACGCCGCCAAG AATTCCGGGGATGTCCGGTGTAAATGTATTTGTCCTCCCTATAAAGATATTCCGGGGCATATTTATAATAGGAACATATCCCAAAAAGATTG CGATTGCCTTCATGTTGTGGAGCTCATGTCTGTGCGGGAGCCTGACATAGAAGCTTACTGTCTGCGCTGTGAGTGCAAATACGAGGAGAGAAGCTCTGTGACgatcaag GTTACCATTATAATTTATCTGTCCATTTTGGGCCTTCTCCTTCTGTACATGGTGTACCTTACTCTGGTTGAGCCCATCCTGAAGAGACGCCTGTTTGGACACTCACAATTAATACAGAGTGATGACGATGTTGGG GATCACCAGCCTTTTGCAAATGCCCACGATGTGCTGGCCCATTCCCGCAGTCGAGCCAATGTGCTGAATAAGGTAGAGTATGCCCAGCAGCGCTGGAAGCTTCAAGTTCAAGAGCAGCGAAAATCTGTTTTTGACCGTCACGTTGTCCTCAGCTAA
- the TMEM9B gene encoding transmembrane protein 9B isoform X2 codes for MSVREPDIEAYCLRCECKYEERSSVTIKVTIIIYLSILGLLLLYMVYLTLVEPILKRRLFGHSQLIQSDDDVGDHQPFANAHDVLAHSRSRANVLNKVEYAQQRWKLQVQEQRKSVFDRHVVLS; via the exons ATGTCTGTGCGGGAGCCTGACATAGAAGCTTACTGTCTGCGCTGTGAGTGCAAATACGAGGAGAGAAGCTCTGTGACgatcaag GTTACCATTATAATTTATCTGTCCATTTTGGGCCTTCTCCTTCTGTACATGGTGTACCTTACTCTGGTTGAGCCCATCCTGAAGAGACGCCTGTTTGGACACTCACAATTAATACAGAGTGATGACGATGTTGGG GATCACCAGCCTTTTGCAAATGCCCACGATGTGCTGGCCCATTCCCGCAGTCGAGCCAATGTGCTGAATAAGGTAGAGTATGCCCAGCAGCGCTGGAAGCTTCAAGTTCAAGAGCAGCGAAAATCTGTTTTTGACCGTCACGTTGTCCTCAGCTAA
- the ASCL3 gene encoding achaete-scute homolog 3, whose amino-acid sequence MMDNRSYCNLPEKLPVFSESAHLPLTRSFYLDPMVTFHLYPEAPVPSPYSEDLPLLPFSSDSLIVENYSEACPVSFPMPYANYRRCEYSYGPAFIRKRNERERQRVKCVNEGYAQLRHHLPEEYLEKRLSKVETLRAAIKYINYLQSLLCPDKAESKNNPGKGPTIIATTSHHTDPIFRII is encoded by the coding sequence ATGATGGACAATAGAAGCTACTGTAATCTGCCAGAAAAACTGCCCGTCTTCTCTGAGTCTGCCCACTTGCCACTGACCCGGTCCTTCTATCTGGACCCCATGGTCACTTTCCACTTGTACCCAGAAGCCCCGGTGCCATCCCCTTACTCTGAAGACCTGCCGCTGCTGCCCTTTTCCAGTGATTCCCTGATTGTGGAAAATTACAGTGAAGCCTGTCCCGTCTCCTTCCCAATGCCCTATGCAAATTACAGGAGGTGTGAGTACTCCTACGGGCCCGCCTTCATCCGGAAAAGGAATGAACGGGAACGGCAGCGGGTGAAATGTGTCAACGAAGGCTATGCCCAGCTCCGACACCATCTGCCGGAGGAGTACTTGGAGAAAcgactcagcaaagtggaaaccCTCAGAGCTGCAATCAAGTACATTAATTACCTGCAATCTCTTCTGTGCCCTGATAAGGCTGAGAGCAAGAATAACCCTGGGAAAGGCCCCACCATCATAGCAACCACCAGCCACCACACTGACCCCATTTTTAGAATCATTTGA